DNA sequence from the Pedobacter schmidteae genome:
GTTACGATTGGATGGATGCCATTTTTCGCACCGCGCCAATGCAACAGCATTACCTGAGCGTAAATGGTGGTAAAGAAGGAACAACCTACAACTTTGGTGCAGGCTACCTCGATCAGGATGGTATCCTTATTGCCACGGGCTACAAACGTTACGATGCGCAGTTTAACTTTAAAACAGCATTAAACAAAAGGGTAACTTTTGGTACAAATATCTCTTTTTCAAAAGGGAAACGTAACGAAACAGCCCTGAACGGTAATTTTGATGGTAACTCAACCGAAGATCAGATCTTGAGCGCGCTGGCAGCCCACCCCACATTTACACCGAAACTGCCCGATGGCAGCGGAAGGTATGCTGCTAAGGCCTATATATTTGAAGGCGGTAACAAAAATCCGGTTGCAATGGCCGAAAATGGCGGAAGGTACCTGAACAACCATTATGCTTTGGCTTCTGCTTATCTGAATGTAGATATCTTACCTGGTTTAAAAGCTGAAGTAAAGGGTGCTTTAAAATATAACGAAAGGGAAACCAAGGTGCATATTGTTGGTGTCCCAGGATATATGTTCCTGCCAGAAACCAATGGAAGTTACAGTTATAACACCCAATGGAACGGTACTGTTGGCGAAAACAACTTAACCGTACGCGATGATAAAGATGTGCAGTATACCATTTTCGGAACATTAAATTATACCAAAAAAATAGCCGAAAATCATAACCTGTCTGCCTTACTTGGTGTAAGTCAGGAAACTTTCCGCTACGACCGCCTGCAAGGCTTCAAAAGAAATGCACCGTCAGACGACCTGCTGGATCCCAGTATTTTTGAACCGGGTGGACAAACTGTAGATGGCTTTAGTTATGAATGGGCTTTGCAATCACTGTTCGGAAGGGTCAACTATGATTATAAAGAGAAATACCTTTTGGAAATGAACTTTCGTTACGATGGCTCATCACGTTTCCCAACAGGCAGAAAATGGGGCTTTTTCCCTTCTGCATCCGCAGGATGGAGAATCAATCAGGAAGATTTCCTGAAAAATGTAAGCTGGCTGGACAATTTGAAGGCCCGGGTATCCTGGGGACAACTGGGTAACCAAAACGTAAACCGGACACTTTTAGGTGAGTCCATGCCATATCCCTACCAGTCGGTCTTAAATCCTTATTTGTATTTTATTGGCGGTAGTTTGCAACAGGGCGTTACAAAAAGCGACCTGGTCAGACAGGATATCAAATGGGAAACCACAACTGTAACCAATGTGGGACTTGATTTCAGTTTGTTCAGATCCGGACTTTATGGATCTTTTGAATGGTATACCAAACGTACAACCGATATTTTAAGGGAGCTTCAGGTGCCCGACTTTATCGGACTGAACGGACCAACCGTAAACAGTGGCGAAATGAAAAATACTGGTTTTGAGTTTCAATTGGGACATGAAGGCAAAATAAACGATTTCCGTTACAAAGTGCAGGGAAATTTTGAAACCTATAGAAATAAGGTGGTCAAATTTGGCGCCCGCGAAACAGACAATTCAAATGGATTTATCCGCCAGGAAGGATTGCCTTATAATTCGTACTTCATGTATGTGTTTGATGGCATTTATCAGAACCAGGCCGAAATAGACAATGGACCTACACCATTGGTGAAACCGAAACCGGGCGATATGAAGTACAGGGATGTGAGTGGACCAAATGGAGTGCCGGACGGAAAAATAACAACCGACGACCGTGTGGTAGTTGGTGGTGCTTTTCCTAAATTTAACTATGGTTTAACCGTTAGTGCCGATTACAAGAATTTCGACCTCAGCTTCTTTTTACAGGGCGTTCAGGGACGCAAAATTTATGTGAAAGAATGGGGAATTGCGCCATTTAGACAAGCCGGACCACCGCCAACTTTCTGGAGAGGTGCATGGGATGGCGAGGGAACTTCGAATACCATACCACATATTTTTAACGAAAACTATGGACCAAATACACAAGTGTCAGACTGGTGGTTGCAGGATGCCTCTTATCTGCGCTTAAAGAATCTGCAACTCGGGTATAACTTCTCATCCAAACTGCTCAGTAAAGCCAAAATACAGGCGCTGAGGTTATATGTATCAGGTGATAACCTGCTTACATTTACCAATTTCTTTGAAGGAAGTGATCCGGAAAGAGCATCGGCAAGTGGACGTGCAGCCATCTATCCTCAGGCAAAAATTTATTCATTCGGACTTAAGGTTACCCTCTAAACGTGTATAAAATGAGAACATTTATAAAAATAGGAATTTTGGTGATGTCGGTAGTTTTCATCACATCATGTAAAAAAGAACTGGATAAAGATCCACTCTCCAATCCTAAAGAAGAAAATTTCTGGCGTACAGAAGGCGAAGCCAATAAGGCATTGGTGGCCTGTTATGCCAAACTCAAAGAACCGATTCTTTCCAATGGCCGAAACCAGAGCGGAAATAGCCTGTACTGGGAAGCGCTGTCAGACAATGCTTCCAATACCTCCAACTATGAATCATTTGATATCGTCATGCGTGGCGATCACAATTCGGGAACAGGAGGTATTGTGAGCAAAACCTTTACTTTTTGTTTTCAGGGAATTGCCGC
Encoded proteins:
- a CDS encoding TonB-dependent receptor, yielding MNFYKQSVCKPKGFIHKFLLIMNSAFRRLNETDKNKILMRVKFTTVLLVTIFLQFAQASNAQRITLSKKNATLQQLFKEIRKQSGYDFFYNLEDIRKAKRVDITVRNEMLEEVLSRCFEDQPFTFMFKDKTVIIKETKSDPILYKSDFLQKVELKGKVTDDKGGPIPGVSVKLKGSNIGTMTDGNGNYALSLPDGNGTLVFSFIGFAQQEVPVNNRSSINVVLKEEDKALSEVVVVGYGTQKKVNLTGAVASVTGDELTTRQAPNTTSLLQGRMPGVQVTQNSGQPGAETASIQIRGMGTFSKASNDPLILIDGVEGNLNNVNPNQIENISVLKDAASAAIYGSRAANGVILVTTKAGKAGRLNVDYSYNFGSQRATSIYDRITNSVEFMELLNKAIDHTGTSANQSYKPAMIEAYRQGAISNPAQYPSYDWMDAIFRTAPMQQHYLSVNGGKEGTTYNFGAGYLDQDGILIATGYKRYDAQFNFKTALNKRVTFGTNISFSKGKRNETALNGNFDGNSTEDQILSALAAHPTFTPKLPDGSGRYAAKAYIFEGGNKNPVAMAENGGRYLNNHYALASAYLNVDILPGLKAEVKGALKYNERETKVHIVGVPGYMFLPETNGSYSYNTQWNGTVGENNLTVRDDKDVQYTIFGTLNYTKKIAENHNLSALLGVSQETFRYDRLQGFKRNAPSDDLLDPSIFEPGGQTVDGFSYEWALQSLFGRVNYDYKEKYLLEMNFRYDGSSRFPTGRKWGFFPSASAGWRINQEDFLKNVSWLDNLKARVSWGQLGNQNVNRTLLGESMPYPYQSVLNPYLYFIGGSLQQGVTKSDLVRQDIKWETTTVTNVGLDFSLFRSGLYGSFEWYTKRTTDILRELQVPDFIGLNGPTVNSGEMKNTGFEFQLGHEGKINDFRYKVQGNFETYRNKVVKFGARETDNSNGFIRQEGLPYNSYFMYVFDGIYQNQAEIDNGPTPLVKPKPGDMKYRDVSGPNGVPDGKITTDDRVVVGGAFPKFNYGLTVSADYKNFDLSFFLQGVQGRKIYVKEWGIAPFRQAGPPPTFWRGAWDGEGTSNTIPHIFNENYGPNTQVSDWWLQDASYLRLKNLQLGYNFSSKLLSKAKIQALRLYVSGDNLLTFTNFFEGSDPERASASGRAAIYPQAKIYSFGLKVTL